GCGACATGTGGGGGCGGAAGGTCGGGGGAACGTTTTGCCCCCCCCCAAAACCAGTACTCTGGCCGACCTCCCCCTTGAAATCCACGGGGTGTCCTCGACCGGGACACCCCGTCACTTTGCTCCTGGAGCTTTGGTTCGTTTCAGATCCGTCACGATCTTATCTGTCGAAGTCACCGAAGCTGGCATGCAATAGCAGTAGTACTGACACACACGGCTGAAGTGCGGGACTGTCTGCGGAGTTGCCCGCCGGCTGCGGCCGCCCCGATCGGGATGCGCCCTGTCAATCTTTTCTCTCTCCTGTCACGAAGATCGAGAAGAGAATTGCCTGGCTCTGCATCGGCCTGTAACCTGACTCAGTGGCGGTACTATGAACTTGCGCGAACGCACCGTTGAGCTTTTGCCCAAGCAGGCGATCCGGCTGTTCGCGGGTCCATACGTCGCCGGCAACTCAATGGAGGCGGCGCTGGCGAAGGCGCGCGAGCTCGCCCACGCGGGAGTGGCCGCCACGGTTGACGTGCTGGGTGAAGATGCCGCCTCCGTGGGCGATATTGAGCACTATATCGAGATCTACACGAACCTGATCACCGCGATTGCCAATGACGCCCGGTTCAGCAAACTGGCGGAGCGGCTGCGTCCGTCGATCAGTCTGAAGCCCTCATCGTTTGCGATCGCGCCCAAAGACCAAGCGGGACTCGTCGTGAATCCGGCCGCGGTCGATTGGGACGGTTGTGCCACGGCAGTCGCCCGTGTCGTCGGCACGGCGGCGGCGCATCATATCCGTGCCACGATCGACATGGAGAATCACCAGTGGACCGACTTCACGCTGGCACTGCACCGGCGGCTGTTTGCCCAGCACGGGCGTGGCGTCGGCACCGTGCTCCAATCGCGACTGTTACGCACTGCCGCCGACGTGGAGGCGCTCCCGGACGGATGTCGCATTCGCCTCTGCATCGGCATCTACGATGAACCGACCAACTTGGCGGTGACCGACGTGGCGGAGATGAAGCGTAGAATGCTGCCTTTGGCACAGCGTCTCCTCGCAAAGGGCGCATTCCTCGAGTTTGCCACGCACGACGTGCCGCTGATCCACCGCTTTGTCCACGAAGTCGTCATTCCCGCCGGTGTCGGCCCGGGTTGCTTCGAGACACAAACGTTGCTCGGCGTCCCGCGCCAGCACCTCATCCACAAGCTCACGACCGGAGACTACTTCAGCGGCCTCAACGGCGCTCCCGGTGAGGCGGCGGCCCTGCAAAACGGCATCGTGCACCGCCTATATGTGCCGTTCGCCGAGGACTGGGACAAGGCCATCGCCTACTCGCGCCGCCGTCTGCGCCACTGCCCGAGTCTCTTCTGGACCGGGTTTATCAACGCTCCCCGCGTCCTCTACTATTCACTGTTCAGCAAGTAGCCAAGCACAGCAGAATCGGTTTCACAAGCTTGGAGGTGCGGTCGGGGGGGCCCCCCCCCCCCCCCCCCCCGCGCCGGGTGTGGGCACCCGGCGCCACAGAGCCACGAGATCGCGTCCCTGGTTGTGGAACCGATTGATTCCCGGTCGGGGGTGCTGCGCTCCTGACGCGAACCACTCAAGCCCGCGGCTCTGTCTTCGTGTTGCGGCGACGACGGAGGCGCCGCTTCTCCCGCGGCAGCCCGTCCGGCAGTGCCGGTCGCAGGAACGACAACGCGATCGATCCACCCAGGAGAAGGGCCACGATCCCCAGCGACACGGCAATGGGTATTTCGATGCGCCAGGAGATCAGCATCTTGACACCGATGAAGGCGAGCACCAGCCCCAGCCCGTACTTCAGGTAGTGGAACTTGTCGATGATGCCGGCCAGGAGGAAGAACAGCGAGCGCAGGCCAAGGATTGCAAACACGTTGGAGGTCAGAACAATGAACGGATCACGCGTCACGCCGAAGATCGCGGGTATGGAATCGAGTGCAAAGACCACATCCATCGCTTCGACCATGACCAGGACGGCGAACAACGGCGTGGCGGCCAATCCCTCGGGACGGCGCACAAAGAACCGCTGGGCCTGATAGTCCCGTGTGATCGGCATGACACGGCGCAGCCACCTGAGGACCGGGTTGTGCTCCGGGTGCACACCGCTTTCCTCCTGCACGGCGAGCTTGATTCCGGTGAACAGGAGAAAAGCGCCGAAGACATAGATGATCCAGTGGAATCGCGCCAAAAGCGCGGCCCCCGTGATGATGAACACCCCGCGCAGGACAATCGCGCCGAGGATGCCAAAGAACAGTGTGCGATGCTGATACTGGGGCGGGACCTGG
The nucleotide sequence above comes from Candidatus Zixiibacteriota bacterium. Encoded proteins:
- a CDS encoding proline dehydrogenase family protein — protein: MNLRERTVELLPKQAIRLFAGPYVAGNSMEAALAKARELAHAGVAATVDVLGEDAASVGDIEHYIEIYTNLITAIANDARFSKLAERLRPSISLKPSSFAIAPKDQAGLVVNPAAVDWDGCATAVARVVGTAAAHHIRATIDMENHQWTDFTLALHRRLFAQHGRGVGTVLQSRLLRTAADVEALPDGCRIRLCIGIYDEPTNLAVTDVAEMKRRMLPLAQRLLAKGAFLEFATHDVPLIHRFVHEVVIPAGVGPGCFETQTLLGVPRQHLIHKLTTGDYFSGLNGAPGEAAALQNGIVHRLYVPFAEDWDKAIAYSRRRLRHCPSLFWTGFINAPRVLYYSLFSK
- a CDS encoding TerC family protein — translated: MIPPAVFGSVEGPVFWIGFIVLVLLLLALDLFWFHRRPHAIAPKEALKWVCFWVGLAVLFNLFVYFKLGTQSALEFATGYLVEEALSLDNVFVIVVIFRYFQVPPQYQHRTLFFGILGAIVLRGVFIITGAALLARFHWIIYVFGAFLLFTGIKLAVQEESGVHPEHNPVLRWLRRVMPITRDYQAQRFFVRRPEGLAATPLFAVLVMVEAMDVVFALDSIPAIFGVTRDPFIVLTSNVFAILGLRSLFFLLAGIIDKFHYLKYGLGLVLAFIGVKMLISWRIEIPIAVSLGIVALLLGGSIALSFLRPALPDGLPREKRRLRRRRNTKTEPRA